One region of Aphelocoma coerulescens isolate FSJ_1873_10779 chromosome 12, UR_Acoe_1.0, whole genome shotgun sequence genomic DNA includes:
- the SLC6A8 gene encoding sodium- and chloride-dependent creatine transporter 1 isoform X1 has protein sequence MPPVPTDTAAPQPPDAPRRDAAAAATAAAAAAPAGSEGPGGAEGAEPPTAGEERTVTAPLVRPPGPPKEAVPERETWTRQMDFIMSCVGFAVGLGNVWRFPYLCYKNGGGVFLIPYLLIVFVGGIPIFFLEVALGQFMKQGGIGAWNIAPLFKGLGLASMVIVFFCNSYYIMILVWGLFYLVHSLTDTLPWATCGHSWNTEQCTELFNPDLCHNVSTNATASTWTSNFSCADMTNKRSPVIEFWENKVLRLSGGLSEPGEMNWQMILCLVTTWVVVYFCIWKGVKSTGKIVYFTALFPYVVLILLLAHGVTLPGALGGIIYYLKPDWTKLVEAQVWIDAGTQVFFSYAIGLGALTALGSYNRFHNNCYRDAYILAVINSCTSFFAGFVVFSVLGFMASEQGVDISKVAESGPGLAFIAYPKAVTLMPLSPLWATLFFIMLLVLGLDSQFVGVEGFITGILDLFPQPGAGSLRRELTAALCCIVCCLIDLSMVTQGGMYVFQLFDNYSASGITLLWQAFWECVVIAWVYGADRFMDDVARMIGYRPLPVMKWCWAVVTPLVCVGIFVFHVVNYKPLTYNKTYVYPWWGEAIGWVLALSSMLCIPCTVIYKLLRCKGSFRERWQLLTTPIWGQHHLEYLTPEAEAKLLAPEPPKEKATLFETVI, from the exons ATGCCCCCCGTCCCCACCGACACGGCCGCCCCGCAGCCGCCCGACGCCCCGCGACGcgacgccgccgccgccgccacagccgcggccgccgctgcccccgcgGGCTCCG AAGGCCCCGGCGGGGCGGAGGGCGCAGAGCCCCCCACGGCGGGCGAGGAGCGAACAGTGACGGCACCACTGGTGCGACCCCCTGGTCCCCCCAAAGAGGCCGTTCCCGAACGGGAGACATGGACTCGGCAGATGGATTTCATCATGTCCTGCGTGGGCTTCGCCGTGGGGCTGGGCAACGTCTGGCGCTTCCCCTACCTGTGCTACAAGAACGGCGGAG GCGTCTTCCTCATCCCCTACCTGCTCATCGTCTTCGTGGGCGGCATCCCCATCTTCTTCTTGGAGGTGGCCCTGGGGCAGTTCATGAAGCAGGGGGGCATCGGCGCCTGGAACATCGCCCCCCTCTTCAAGG GTTTAGGCCTGGCCTCTATGGTGATCGTCTTCTTCTGCAACTCCTACTACATCATGATCTTGGTGTGGGGGCTCTTTTACCTGGTGCATTCACTGACGGACACCCTGCCCTGGGCCACCTGTGGCCACTCCTGGAACACGGAGCAGTGCACGGAGCTCTTCAACCCGGACCTGTGCCACAATGTCAGCACTAATGCCACTGCCAGCACTTGGACCTCCAATTTCAGCTGCGCAGACATGACCAACAAGCGCTCACCTGTCATTGAGTTTTGGGA GAACAAGGTGCTGCGTCTCTCTGGGGGCCTCAGCGAGCCAGGGGAGATGAACTGGCAGATGATCCTCTGCTTGGTCACCACCTGGGTCGTTGTCTACTTCTGCATTTGGAAGGGTGTCAAGTCAACTGGGAAG ATTGTCTACTTCACGGCACTCTTCCCGTATGTGGtcctcatcctgctgctggcccACGGAGTAACACTGCCTGGCGCGCTGGGCGGCATCATCTACTACCTGAAACCTGACTGGACCAAGCTGGTTGAGGCACAG GTCTGGATTGATGCTGGCACCCAGGTCTTCTTTTCCTATGCCATTGGGCTGGGTGCCCTGACTGCACTGGGCAGCTACAACCGCTTCCACAACAACTGCTACAG GGATGCCTACATCCTGGCTGTGATCAACAGCTGCACCAGCTTCTTTGCCGGCTTCGTTGTCTTCTCCGTGCTCGGCTTCATGGCCTCTGAGCAAGGCGTGGACATCTCCAAGGTGGCCGAGTCTG GTCCCGGGCTGGCTTTCATCGCCTACCCCAAAGCTGTGACACTGATGCCCTTGTCCCCGCTGTGGGCCACGCTCTTCTTCATCATGCTCCTCGTGCTGGGGCTGGACAGCCAG TTTGTCGGTGTGGAGGGTTTCATCACGGGCATCCTGGACCTGTTCccccagccaggggctggcTCGCTGCGCCGTGAGCTCACCGCTGCGCTCTGCTGCATCGTCTGCTGCCTCATTGACCTCTCCATGGTCACGCAG GGCGGCATGTACGTATTCCAGCTCTTTGACAACTACTCGGCCAGCGGGATCACGCTGCTGTGGCAGGCTTTCTGGGAGTGCGTAGTCATTGCCTGGGTCTATG GTGCCGACCGCTTCATGGACGATGTGGCCCGTATGATCGGCTACCGGCCCCTGCCCGTCATGAAGTGGTGCTGGGCTGTGGTGACACCGCTGGTCTGCGTG GGCATCTTTGTGTTCCACGTGGTGAACTACAAGCCGCTGACATACAATAAGACGTACGTGTACCCGTGGTGGGGGGAAGCCATCGGCTGGGTCCTGGCGCTCTCCTCCATGCTCTGCATCCCCTGCACTGTTATCTACAAGCTCCTGCGCTGCAAAGGCTCCTTCCGCGAG CGCTGGCAGCTCCTGACCACTCCAATCTGGGGCCAACACCACCTGGAGTACCTGACGCCAGAGGCAGAGGCCAAGCTGCtggccccagagccccccaaggAGAAGGCGACGCTCTTCGAGACTGTGATCTGA
- the SLC6A8 gene encoding sodium- and chloride-dependent creatine transporter 1 isoform X2 — translation MDFIMSCVGFAVGLGNVWRFPYLCYKNGGGVFLIPYLLIVFVGGIPIFFLEVALGQFMKQGGIGAWNIAPLFKGLGLASMVIVFFCNSYYIMILVWGLFYLVHSLTDTLPWATCGHSWNTEQCTELFNPDLCHNVSTNATASTWTSNFSCADMTNKRSPVIEFWENKVLRLSGGLSEPGEMNWQMILCLVTTWVVVYFCIWKGVKSTGKIVYFTALFPYVVLILLLAHGVTLPGALGGIIYYLKPDWTKLVEAQVWIDAGTQVFFSYAIGLGALTALGSYNRFHNNCYRDAYILAVINSCTSFFAGFVVFSVLGFMASEQGVDISKVAESGPGLAFIAYPKAVTLMPLSPLWATLFFIMLLVLGLDSQFVGVEGFITGILDLFPQPGAGSLRRELTAALCCIVCCLIDLSMVTQGGMYVFQLFDNYSASGITLLWQAFWECVVIAWVYGADRFMDDVARMIGYRPLPVMKWCWAVVTPLVCVGIFVFHVVNYKPLTYNKTYVYPWWGEAIGWVLALSSMLCIPCTVIYKLLRCKGSFRERWQLLTTPIWGQHHLEYLTPEAEAKLLAPEPPKEKATLFETVI, via the exons ATGGATTTCATCATGTCCTGCGTGGGCTTCGCCGTGGGGCTGGGCAACGTCTGGCGCTTCCCCTACCTGTGCTACAAGAACGGCGGAG GCGTCTTCCTCATCCCCTACCTGCTCATCGTCTTCGTGGGCGGCATCCCCATCTTCTTCTTGGAGGTGGCCCTGGGGCAGTTCATGAAGCAGGGGGGCATCGGCGCCTGGAACATCGCCCCCCTCTTCAAGG GTTTAGGCCTGGCCTCTATGGTGATCGTCTTCTTCTGCAACTCCTACTACATCATGATCTTGGTGTGGGGGCTCTTTTACCTGGTGCATTCACTGACGGACACCCTGCCCTGGGCCACCTGTGGCCACTCCTGGAACACGGAGCAGTGCACGGAGCTCTTCAACCCGGACCTGTGCCACAATGTCAGCACTAATGCCACTGCCAGCACTTGGACCTCCAATTTCAGCTGCGCAGACATGACCAACAAGCGCTCACCTGTCATTGAGTTTTGGGA GAACAAGGTGCTGCGTCTCTCTGGGGGCCTCAGCGAGCCAGGGGAGATGAACTGGCAGATGATCCTCTGCTTGGTCACCACCTGGGTCGTTGTCTACTTCTGCATTTGGAAGGGTGTCAAGTCAACTGGGAAG ATTGTCTACTTCACGGCACTCTTCCCGTATGTGGtcctcatcctgctgctggcccACGGAGTAACACTGCCTGGCGCGCTGGGCGGCATCATCTACTACCTGAAACCTGACTGGACCAAGCTGGTTGAGGCACAG GTCTGGATTGATGCTGGCACCCAGGTCTTCTTTTCCTATGCCATTGGGCTGGGTGCCCTGACTGCACTGGGCAGCTACAACCGCTTCCACAACAACTGCTACAG GGATGCCTACATCCTGGCTGTGATCAACAGCTGCACCAGCTTCTTTGCCGGCTTCGTTGTCTTCTCCGTGCTCGGCTTCATGGCCTCTGAGCAAGGCGTGGACATCTCCAAGGTGGCCGAGTCTG GTCCCGGGCTGGCTTTCATCGCCTACCCCAAAGCTGTGACACTGATGCCCTTGTCCCCGCTGTGGGCCACGCTCTTCTTCATCATGCTCCTCGTGCTGGGGCTGGACAGCCAG TTTGTCGGTGTGGAGGGTTTCATCACGGGCATCCTGGACCTGTTCccccagccaggggctggcTCGCTGCGCCGTGAGCTCACCGCTGCGCTCTGCTGCATCGTCTGCTGCCTCATTGACCTCTCCATGGTCACGCAG GGCGGCATGTACGTATTCCAGCTCTTTGACAACTACTCGGCCAGCGGGATCACGCTGCTGTGGCAGGCTTTCTGGGAGTGCGTAGTCATTGCCTGGGTCTATG GTGCCGACCGCTTCATGGACGATGTGGCCCGTATGATCGGCTACCGGCCCCTGCCCGTCATGAAGTGGTGCTGGGCTGTGGTGACACCGCTGGTCTGCGTG GGCATCTTTGTGTTCCACGTGGTGAACTACAAGCCGCTGACATACAATAAGACGTACGTGTACCCGTGGTGGGGGGAAGCCATCGGCTGGGTCCTGGCGCTCTCCTCCATGCTCTGCATCCCCTGCACTGTTATCTACAAGCTCCTGCGCTGCAAAGGCTCCTTCCGCGAG CGCTGGCAGCTCCTGACCACTCCAATCTGGGGCCAACACCACCTGGAGTACCTGACGCCAGAGGCAGAGGCCAAGCTGCtggccccagagccccccaaggAGAAGGCGACGCTCTTCGAGACTGTGATCTGA
- the LOC138117407 gene encoding epidermal differentiation-specific protein-like yields MNRITVYERANFEGLSREFTCDVPDLHELDFGNCIASLKVVGQPWIAYTDPKYEGEPHAFEEGEYPSVDRPNSFSALRLVHHDLGDPQITLYEHPNFQGACKVVTEETNLAYGYFNDRVASHVVQRGVWLLYQHPSRGGWHCLAWPGEHLADYKLELNFQSRLSHLRPLRPGRPLVSARLLWEQKRVEEEREVLVDEIEGVNETESEQALAASSSREYGTTLWQSFHFSNATSLKAGLSFTLTVEASNIFTVQKGRSETSTRRQRVEVQLPAKIPPRTVLSIQVLRKEVTLSVPVLLTITQNETVRTEMGEYRSVSGTNVSAHYSLKPLPATGREQAATKGTGTVPGTRMEL; encoded by the coding sequence ATGAACCGGATCACGGTGTACGAGCGTGCCAACTTTGAGGGGCTGAGCCGAGAGTTCACCTGTGACGTGCCTGACCTGCACgagctggattttgggaacTGCATCGCCTCCCTGAAGGTGGTGGGGCAGCCATGGATTGCCTACACGGACCCCAAATATGAGGGCGAGCCACACGCCTTTGAGGAGGGCGAGTACCCCTCTGTGGATCGGCCCAACAGCTTCTCAGCACTGCGCCTCGTGCACCATGACCTGGGGGACCCCCAGATCACCCTCTACGAGCACCCCAACTTCCAAGGCGCCTGCAAGGTGGTGACAGAGGAGACGAACTTGGCGTATGGGTATTTCAACGACCGGGTGGCCTCGCACGTAGTGCAGCGAGGCGTCTGGCTGCTCTACCAGCATCCCAGCCGGGGCGGCTGGCACTGCCTGGCATGGCCTGGCGAGCATCTCGCTGACTACAAACTGGAGCTGAACTTTCAGTCTCGGCTGTCCCACCTGCGCCCGCTACGGCCCGGGCGGCCCCTGGTCTCAGCACGTCTCCTTTGGGAGCAGAAGCGggtggaggaggagcgggaggtgctggtggatgagattGAGGGGGTGAACGAGACAGAGTCGGAGCAGGCACTGGCGGCCAGCAGCAGCCGGGAGTACGGCACCACACTCTGGCAGAGCTTCCACTTCAGCAATGCCACCAGCCTCAAAGCCGGGCTCTCCTTCACGCTGACCGTGGAAGCCTCCAACATCTTCACGGTGCAGAAAGGGCGCAGTGAAACCAGCACTCGCCGGCAGCGCGTGGAGGTGCAGCTGCCGGCGAAGATCCCCCCACGCACAGTGCTCAGCATCCAAGTCCTGCGGAAGGAGGTAACGCTCTCTGTCCCGGTCCTGCTCACCATCACCCAGAACGAGACCGTTCGTACAGAGATGGGCGAGTACCGCAGTGTCTCGGGTACCAATGTCAGTGCCCATTATAGCTTGAAGCCACTGCCAGCTAcgggcagggagcaggcagccaCCAAGGGGACAGGCACAGTGCCTGGCACCAGGATGGAGCTATAG
- the QARS1 gene encoding glutamine--tRNA ligase gives MAAEEAEEALGLFTGIGLSEAKARETLRNGALSALLRRAVLQARSALGPALDKATGTLLYNTAARLKDPKHLAFLVGYIARREILTDLQLSAALEYVRSHPLEPLDVADFERSCGVGVCITPEQIEEAVEAVISKHRAELLAERYHFNMGLLMGEARNRLQWADGKTIKNEVDLQVLHLLGPKTEADLEKKPKAAKARLAPAEKQKVAVVENGDMGTETQSLLEQLRGEALKFHKPGENYKTEGYVVTPNTMALLKQHLAITGGQVRTRFPPEPNGILHIGHAKAINFNFGYAKANGGVCFLRYDDTNPEKEEEKYFTAIREMVEWLGYQPYAVTHASDYFDQLYTWALELIRRGQAYVCHQKVEEIKGHNPPPSPWRDRPVEESLLLFEDMRKGKFGEGEATLRMKMVMEDGKMDPVAYRVKFTPHHRTGDKWCIYPTYDYTHCLCDSIEHITHSLCTKEFQARRSSYFWLCNALDVYCPVQWEYGRLNLLYTVVSKRKIIRLVETGAVRDWDDPRLFTLTALRRRGFPPEAINNFCARVGVTVAQATMEPHLLEACAREVLNEQAPRAMAVLEPLKVTITNFPAPKPLEVLVPNFPADESRGFHKVPFHQTIYIEETDFREEADKGYKRLAPGQPVGLRHAGYVITVQNVIKDVSGRVIELEVTCTKSDVAEKPKAFIHWVSVPVTCEVRLYERLFLHKNPEDPSEVPGGFLSDLNPDSLRVVHNALVDSSVHSARPFDKFQFERLGYFSVDPDSEEGKMVFNRTVTLKEDPGKA, from the exons atggcggcggaggaggcggaggaggcgCTGGGGCTGTTCACCGGCATCGGCCTCAGCGAGGCCAAGGCGCGCGAGACGCTACGCAACGGGGCACTCAGCGCGCTGCTGCGCCGGGCCGTGCTGCAG GCTCGGAGCGCGTTGGGCCCGGCGCTGGACAAAGCCACCGGGACACTTCTCTACAACACGGCCGCCCGCCTCAAGGACCCGAAGCACCTCGCCTTCCTCGTCGGCTACATCGCGCGCAGGGAGATCCTCACTGACCTGCAGCTCAGCG ctgccctggagTACGTGAGGAGCCACCCCTTGGAGCCCCTGGACGTGGCAGACTTTGAGCGGTCTTGCGGTGTGGGGGTCTGCATCACCCCCGAGCAGATCGAGGAAGCG GTGGAGGCTGTGATCAGCAAGCACcgagcagagctgctggcagagcgCTACCACTTCAACATGGGGCTGCTGATGG GGGAGGCACGGAACCGGCTGCAGTGGGCAGATGGGAAGACCATCAAGAACGAGGTGGACCTGCAG GTGCTGCATTTGCTTGGGCCAAAGACAGAAGCTGACCTGGAAAAGAAGCCAAAG GCAGCAAAGGCCCGTCTGGCCCCAGCAGAGAAACAGAAGGTGGCTGTGGTGGAGAATG GTGACATGGGCACAGAGACACAgtcgctgctggagcagctgcggGGAGAAGCCCTGAAGTTCCACAAGCCAG GAGAAAACTACAAGACTGAGGGCTACGTGGTGACACCAAACACTATGGCCCTGCTGAAGCAGCACCTGGCAATCACGGGTGGGCAG GTACGGACACGGTTCCCTCCTGAGCCTAATGGTATCCTGCACATTGGCCATGCCAAGGCCATCAACTTCAACTTTGGCTATGCCAAG GCCAACGGTGGTGTGTGCTTCCTGCGCTATGACGACACCAACcctgagaaggaggaggagaagtacTTCACAGCCATCCGGGAGATGGTGGAGTGGCTGG GCTACCAGCCCTATGCAGTGACACATGCGTCGGATTACTTTGACCAGCTCTACACCTGGGCCCTGGAGCTTATACGCAG GGGTCAGGCATATGTCTGCCATCAGAAGGTTGAAGAGATCAAGGGCCACAACCCACCGCCCTCGCCGTGGCGGGACCGGCCTGTGGAGGAGTCACTCCTGCTCTTTGAG GACATGCGAAAGGGCaagtttggggagggggaagccaCGCTGAGGATGAAGATGGTGATGGAGGATGGGAAGATGGATCCCGTTGCCTACCGCGTCAAGTTCACTCCACACCACCGCACTGGGGACAAGTG GTGCATCTACCCCACATATGACTACACACACTGCCTCTGCGACTCCATCGAGCACATCACGCACTCCCTCTGCACCAAGGAGTTCCAGGCCAG GCGCTCCTCCTACTTCTGGCTGTGCAACGCTCTGGATGTTTACTGCCCTGTGCAGTGGGAATATGGGCGCCTGAACCTGCTCTACACTGTTGTCTCCAAGAGAAAGATCATCCGTCTGGTGGAGACAGGTGCTGTGAG GGACTGGGATGATCCGCGGCTCTTCACGCTGACAGCCCTGCGCCGGCGAGGCTTCCCCCCGGAGGCCATCAACAACTTTTGTGCACGG GTTGGTGTGACAGTGGCCCAGGCGACAATGGAGCCACATTTGCTGGAGGCATGTGCACGGGAGGTGCTGAATGAGCAGGCCCCCCGCGCCATGGCTGTCCTGGAGCCGCTCAAGGTCACCATCACCAACTTCCCTGCTCCGAAG CCACTGGAGGTCCTTGTGCCCAACTTTCCAGCCGATGAGAGCCGTGGTTTTCACAAAGTGCCCTTCCACCAGACAATCTACATTGAGGAGACGGACTTCAGGGAG GAGGCAGACAAGGGCTACAAGCGCCTGGCCCCCGGGCAGCCGGTGGGGCTGCGCCACGCTGGCTACGTCATCACTGTCCAGAATGTCATTAAG GACGTCAGTGGACGTGTCATTGAGCTGGAGGTGACCTGCACCAAGTCGGATGTGGCAGAAAAGCCCAAAGCTTTCATCCACTGGGTGTCGGTGCCTGTGACATGTGAAGTGCGGCTCTACGAGCGGCT GTTTTTGCACAAAAACCCTGAGGACCCATCGGAGGTACCTGGTGGCTTTCTGAGTGACCTCAACCCT GACTCCCTGCGTGTGGTGCACAATGCCCTGGTTGACAGCTCTGTCCACTCTGCCCGACCCTTTGACAAGTTCCAGTTTGAGCGCCTGGGCTACTTCTCTGTGGATCCCGACAGTGAGGAGGGGAAG ATGGTGTTCAACCGGACAGTGACGCTCAAGGAGGACCCTGGCAAGGCCTGA